DNA from Acetobacter aceti NBRC 14818:
CACGGGCCAGAATCTTGGAAGTGATGTCGGAGGAGGTGTTCGCAGCCGGTGGCACGTCAGTCCACTGTCCGGCGTCATAGACCTGCCGGAACACGCTCACCCGCAGGGCGTCCGAGCGGAGACGTTTGTCCAGTATGTAGGCTGTGATCTTGAAGCGTTCGCCATGTGTCGCCGGAGGAGTATACCAATCGGTCAGGATGAATCCCCCGACTGCATCCGCCGTGGAAATTGGCATGAAGGACAGCGTATCCAGCGCGCCACGCCACAGATAGGCGTTCACGCCGCCGCTGAGCTGATCATCACCACCCGTGGCGCTGCGATCTTCCTTGATAAGCTGGTTCCGGGGAGCGGTCAGGTCACTGGCCTTGTCACCGCCTGAGCAGGAGGTCAGCCCGAGCAGCAAGGCCATGGCAGGCGTCAGAAGAGCAAAGCGGGTGGAGAACGACAAGGACTGACGAACGTGCGTGGTGGCCATTTGGTGTTGCAACTCCTGAAGCAAGACCCGCCAGCCGCCCCCACCCGGTGCAAGACCTTCTGGTATTCAGGGCACGGAGGAACTGGGTACGACTGAGGAGCTTTCATATCCCGTTGAGGAGGTTCCGCCAAGCGCTGGCTGCGTCTGGTGTGCAAGGGCCGACGGCGTGGCTGGAATTCCGGCACGTTCCAGCAGTGTGAGAAACGCCGAAAGCTGTGGCGGAGGGAGACGGGCGTAATGAGCGCGCACGGTTTCAAGGGAGAAATCCGGCATCAGCCGGAGAAGCTGGGAACGGGCCTCAGCCTGTTCATTCACAACAGACACATTGTCTGCTTTCCCAAGGGCTGCAAGACCGGCCAGATGGAGCATCAGCATGGAGATGCGGGTCGGCGACAGGCTGACTGCGATGCGGGACCGTTCCACGGCTTCCCGCGCATTGCCGCCCAGCAGGAAAATGAGCACCACGTCCATGTCGAACAGATCGACGAACGGATGTGTGGGATGACTTCTGCGGAAAGTCTTCAGGTTGGCGGCGGCTTCCTGCGGACTGTCTTTCATGAGCAGGGCATAGGCCTCAATGGCGATGGTGATGCCCAAAGACGGAGCAAAGGGTTTCGCTTCTTCGATCAGACGCAGCCCTGCTTCGCGTTCCGATGGTCTGTCCAGCAGAAGTCGGGCCAGTATCAGCCGACCGGTAAGCGTTTCAGGGATGATGCGGATCAGTCCACGTGCCGCCTCGATCGCTGCCGTGCGTTCACGATCAATCTTTTCTGGCGCCCACTGCTCATAGGAGCGCACAAGCCCGAAGAGGGCTGCGGTCAGCAGCAAAAAGGGATGCTGAGGGTCACGCCTGAGCGCGCTGTGCAGCAGTTTCTCCGCAGGAAGAAAGCTGGTGGGTTCCTTGCGGTTGATGAAGGCGAAGGCTCTCAGTCCGGCTTCCAGAGGCGTCAGCTCGTCAGCCTGACGGTTGGCTGAATTCCGCGCTTCCGCCAGCGCGATTCGCCAGCTGATTTCGGACGTCAGCAGAGCGGCAACGGTATCACTGTTTTCCGGTGTGATCGGAAAGCGTTCGGCCCATACAATCATGCCTTCCCGTCGCTGGTCCGTTACACGGACAATCAGTCTGACCTGCTGATGAAGTGTTCCTTCTATGGGGTCGGGTGTAAGACTGGTCTGTATTTTGGTCTGGACCAGATAGTCGCCAGACGTTCTTGTCTCGATCTTTGAAGACTCATGCTGCGAAGGCGTGTGGAAAGGAGGGAAGACCGACAGGAAGCCCTGATTGGCAAGACCGACAGCCGTCTGATCCAGGATATTCTCAAGCTCCGGCGTGACAGCAGTCAGAAGCTCGGGCTGGAGAGGGGAAAAGCCGACGCTGGCGATCGTCTGGTTGCTGATACCCCAACCTTTTGCGGTATGTGTGGTTCCATTTGTGACAGAGAGATAGGCCCTCTCTGACGGAAAACTGGTTTCGCAGGAATCAATCCTTCCTGACGGGGAGTCGGAAAGGGTGGTCGGTCGGCCAGCGCCCTGACACGCACGCAGTTCGTCAATCAGTAATTTTGTCGCGGTGGACGGCTCATTCGCCAGAGAGTCGCGGAATGTTGAAAGACATTGTTCCGCTGCCAGAAGGGCTGCGCTGGTGTCAGCTGTCCTGACCAGCTCGCGCATCAGGGTTTTCCAGGCGTTTTCATTCAGGCGATCAAGACGGAGCAGTCTGTTTGCAGCGGCTATCCGCTGCTCCGGATCGGGAAGCGATGACTGGGCCTGTTCCAGAACTGTTGTCAGATGATGGTTCAGGCGATTGCGCTGTTGTGTCAGCCATTCATCGAGCGCCGGGTCGACAGCTTCGAGGTCGGTCAGAAGAGTGGAATCGGTTTCAGGAAGCTTCAGGATGCCGGATGGGGAGGCATTCAGATAGCGCTCCGCATCAACCGTGGTGAGAACTGGTTTCAGCGTCAGGGCGTGGCGCTGGATGTCCAGAATATCGGTGCCGAGAGGGCTGAGCGCTTCTGACAGCCTGTGAATTTCCTGCCGGAGCGATGCGCGTGCCTGTTCATCAGAGCGCCGACTCCAGAGTAGATGCGCGAGGGTTTTTCGTGTGACGGGGCGGCGATCCGAAAGGGCGAGGATGGCAAGCAGGCCACGTGTCTTGGCGCCTGTAGGTGTCAGGGCTGTTCCGTCAAGCATCTGAACGGCCATGGACCCCAGCAGATCAAGATGCAGAATGGCCGCCTGAGATTTCCTCAGTCCGGGTTTGATGGTGCCGAACAGACCCATGTGTCCCTGTTTCCTCCTGTGTCGCCGACCCTCTTTTCCGGCTCGGGCACGCGCCTCCGATAATGGGATAAGTGTGCAGCGAAACAGTTTCGCGGAAATGAACGGGGCACGGAGGGCTATGTTCTGAATGTTGCTCGGGAACCGATTACTGGACTGCAAAAGAGGCTTTATTTTGGTTGCGATCCTTTCTGTGGACAAAACAGTGTCGTTGTCGGTAACAGATGGTGTGTGGTTGCCATTTGTTTCCGATGATGAAAATTCCTTACGGATCCGTCCCGGAAACAAAATTCATGTTGCAGAGAGCGTCAGGTGAGTCACGGAGCGTCTCTTTCCTGAGAGTATCAACCAATAAAAAAAGGGAGGCAATGCCTCCCTTTTGCACCTCTGGTCTTTCAACCAGAGGTAAGTCGGTCAGAAATTTCAGATCAGGCAACCTGAACGGCGGCCTGTGCTGAATCTCCGACGTGGTAAGGGCCGGCTACCAGAACCTCGACCTCTACCATGCGGGCAAAGAGGCCCTCTCCGGCGTTGCCGAGCGACAGCAGAGCATTGCCGGAGGTCCAGCGACCAACGCCACCTTCGTAAGCCTGCCAGCCGCTGATGTCGGCGTCGCTGAGGTGATCGGTCAGAACG
Protein-coding regions in this window:
- a CDS encoding BTAD domain-containing putative transcriptional regulator — protein: MGLFGTIKPGLRKSQAAILHLDLLGSMAVQMLDGTALTPTGAKTRGLLAILALSDRRPVTRKTLAHLLWSRRSDEQARASLRQEIHRLSEALSPLGTDILDIQRHALTLKPVLTTVDAERYLNASPSGILKLPETDSTLLTDLEAVDPALDEWLTQQRNRLNHHLTTVLEQAQSSLPDPEQRIAAANRLLRLDRLNENAWKTLMRELVRTADTSAALLAAEQCLSTFRDSLANEPSTATKLLIDELRACQGAGRPTTLSDSPSGRIDSCETSFPSERAYLSVTNGTTHTAKGWGISNQTIASVGFSPLQPELLTAVTPELENILDQTAVGLANQGFLSVFPPFHTPSQHESSKIETRTSGDYLVQTKIQTSLTPDPIEGTLHQQVRLIVRVTDQRREGMIVWAERFPITPENSDTVAALLTSEISWRIALAEARNSANRQADELTPLEAGLRAFAFINRKEPTSFLPAEKLLHSALRRDPQHPFLLLTAALFGLVRSYEQWAPEKIDRERTAAIEAARGLIRIIPETLTGRLILARLLLDRPSEREAGLRLIEEAKPFAPSLGITIAIEAYALLMKDSPQEAAANLKTFRRSHPTHPFVDLFDMDVVLIFLLGGNAREAVERSRIAVSLSPTRISMLMLHLAGLAALGKADNVSVVNEQAEARSQLLRLMPDFSLETVRAHYARLPPPQLSAFLTLLERAGIPATPSALAHQTQPALGGTSSTGYESSSVVPSSSVP
- a CDS encoding DUF3576 domain-containing protein; translation: MATTHVRQSLSFSTRFALLTPAMALLLGLTSCSGGDKASDLTAPRNQLIKEDRSATGGDDQLSGGVNAYLWRGALDTLSFMPISTADAVGGFILTDWYTPPATHGERFKITAYILDKRLRSDALRVSVFRQVYDAGQWTDVPPAANTSSDITSKILARARQLRADNGNNDN